A genomic segment from Equus przewalskii isolate Varuska chromosome X, EquPr2, whole genome shotgun sequence encodes:
- the LOC103544082 gene encoding LOW QUALITY PROTEIN: melanoma-associated antigen B3-like (The sequence of the model RefSeq protein was modified relative to this genomic sequence to represent the inferred CDS: inserted 1 base in 1 codon), translated as MPRGQKRKLQTHEKRRQSQGGTQAPKGAQVTATKEEAFPSSSPPPFGVITPQGKPGARSHSALKKAQKALSTTTMSAAVSHTRSYEGVNRKTAKKCSSYQAPLSTVQSQRDPLTKVTGMLVQFLLHMLKMKKPIVKADMLKVVDKKYKSRFLEILKRASXQYEVVFGVDLKEVDSAKHSYILVNKMDLPNNGTVRYKIPKPGLLMNLLGVIFLKGNCATEEEIWKFLNQMRVYAGKKHFIFGEPRKLITQDLVKLKYLEYQQVPNSDPPRYEFLWGPRAHAETSKMRVLEFLARFNHTVPSAFESCYKEALRDEEERAQATGALRADTDATASECCGPCWAACTSSEVEADSSLCG; from the exons ATGCCTCGGGGTCAGAAGCGTAAGCTCCAAACCCATGAGAAACGCCGCCAATCCCAAGGTGGGACCCAGGCACCGAAGGGTGCTCAGGTCACTGCAACCAAGGAGGAAGCATTCCCCTCCTCGTCCCCTCCTCCTTTTGGTGTTATTACTCCTCAGGGAAAGCCTGGTGCTAGGTCACATAGCGCTCTCAAGAAGGCTCAGAAAGCCCTATCCACCACCACTATGTCTGCAGCTGTTTCTCACACAAGATCATATGAAGGAGTCAACCGCAAAACTGCGAAAAAATGCAGTTCCTACCAGGCCCCACTCTCCACTGTGCAGTCTCAAAGAGACCCTCTAACCAAGGTGACCGGTATGTTGGTGCAGTTCCTGCTGCACATGCTCAAAATGAAAAAGCCCATTGTGAAAGCAGATATGCTGAAGGTTGTCGATAAAAAGTACAAAAGTCGCTTCCTTGAGATCCTCAAAAGAGCTT TTCAGTATGAGGTGGTATTTGGTGTTGACTTAAAGGAAGTTGATTCTGCCAAGCATtcctacatccttgtcaacaagATGGACCTGCCCAACAATGGGACAGTGAGGTATAAGATCCCCAAGCCCGGTCTCCTAATGAATCTCCTGGGTGTGATCTTCCTGAAGGGTAACTGCGCCACTGAGGAGGAGATCTGGAAATTCCTGAATCAGATGAGAGTATATGCCGGGAAGAAGCACTTCATATTTGGGGAGCCCAGGAAGCTCATCACCCAAGATTTGGTGAAGCTTAAGTACTTGGAATACCAGCAGGTGCCCAACAGTGATCCTCCACGCTATGAATTCCTGTGGGGCCCAAGGGCCCATGCCGAAACCAGCAAGATGAGAGTCCTGGAGTTTTTGGCCAGATTTAACCATACAGTCCCCAGTGCCTTTGAGTCTTGTTATAAAGAAGctttgagagatgaggaagagagagcccAAGCCACAGGCGCACTGAGGGCTGACACCGATGCCACCGCCAGTGAATGTTGTGGGCCGTGCTGGGCAGCCTGCACATCTAGTGAAGTTGAGGCAGATTCTTCACTTTGTGGTTGA